The Agrobacterium larrymoorei sequence TCGTTGGCTCTTCGATGAAGAAGGGCTTGCAGAAGGCGAGCTTGTTGACCCACTCGATGGCCTGATCGACTTCCCAGACCTGATTGGCATCGATCATCAGATAGCGATCTGGACCGATAACCTCACGGGCGATGGTGAGGCGACGAATATCGTCCTCCAGATCGCGGCCAACCTTCATCTTCACGTGGTTGAAGCCGGCATCGATCGCTTCGTGGCAAAGGCGACGAAGCTTTTCGTCGCTATAACCGAGCCAACCGGCCGAAGTGGTGTAGCAGGCGTAGCCCTCGGATTTCAGGATATCGACGCGCTCCTTCTTGCCGGCTTCCGCCTTCTTCAGGATGGCGAGCGCATCCTCCCGCGTCAGAACGTCGGTCAGGTAGCGATAGTCGACGATATCGGCGATCTCTTCAGCGCTCATATCGGCCACGAACTGCCAGACAGGCTTGCCAGCCTGCTTGGCGAGCAGATCCCATACGGCGTTGACGACGGCGCCGGTGGCCAGATGCATCGCCCCCTTGTCGGGGCCGATCCAGCGCAGCTGGCTGTCGCTCGTCAGATGGCGCCAATATTTGCCGGGATTCTCGATGACGGTGGCGAGATCGGTTCCAACGACCAGATGACGCATCGCCTTGATTGCCATGCAGCAGATATCGTTGCCGCGGCCAATGGTGAAGGTCAGTCCATGACCCTTCAACGAAGGCTCATCCGTATCAAGAATGACGTAAGCCGCCGAGTAATCCGGATCTGGATTCATCGCATCCGAGCCATCGAGGCTCTGTGAGGTGGGGAAGCGCAGATCGAAAACGCGCAGGTCGGTAATCTTGGTCATGGCCGTTTACTCGCGGTCAGGGGTCATTGAATGAGGGAGGCTCGTCGGCATTTCAGGCCACTTCCACCATGCCTTTGATGACGCCGGCGCGCGGGTCAGTCAGGCTGGCAAAGTTGGCTGGCACTTCGGCGAGCGTCATGCGGTGGGTGATGAGAGCGTCCGGCACACGACCGGCACGCAGGGCTTGCAGCACCCGCTCGAAATCTTCCGGCGTTGCGTTGCGGCTGCCAAGCAATGTCGTCTCGCGTTTGTGGAATTCCGGGTCATTGAAGCTGATGTCGCTGGCAACGATGGAGACGAGGACATAAGCGCCGCCATGGCCGACGAAGGAGAAGCCGCGCTCCATGGCCTTTGGATTGCCGGTGGCATCGAAGACGACATCGAAGAAGTTTCCTTCGGTAATCTCGCTCAGACGATCCTTGTCGCCTTCGCCGAGCTGGACGATATTGGCGACGCCGAGATGATCGCGGCAGAAGGATAGCCGGTCTTCGCGGCTGTCGATCATCGTCACCGTCGCGCCATTCATCACGGCAAAGACCGCAACGGCCATGCCGATCGGACCGGCACCGACGATCAGCACATGCTGGTCCTTCTCGACCGCACCGCGACGCACCGCATGCGCCCCGATCGCCAGGAACTCCGTCATTGCGGCCTGATCGAGGGATAGCCCTTCTGCCTTCAGCACAAACTGCTGGGGCACGCTCAGATACTCCACCATGCCACCATCGCGATGCACGCCGAGTACGCCGATGTTACGGCAGCAATTGCTCTTGCCCTTCAGGCAGGCGCTGCAATGGCCGCAGGACATGTAGGGAATAATGGTGACAATATCGCCGGTCGAAAGGCTGCTGCCCTGCGGCGCTTCCTTGACCGTACCAGCCAACTCATGGCCCATGATCCGCGGATAGGAGAGGTAGGGCTGGTTGCCGGTGAAGATGTGCAAATCCGTGCCGCAGACACCGATGCGGCGAATACGGACCAGAACTTCATTCTCCGCTCGAGACGGCTTTGGCAGTTCCTTGGAAACGAGGAGACCGGGTTTGTCGCAGAAGATCGCCAGCATGAATCACCTGTCCGAAAGAGAATAAAAATCTATGGCGTTTCCGCCGAAAACCTTGGAGTGGTGCTCTTGCGGAACCACATCCCGGCAAAAGTCCAACCAGCCTTGATAGTCGCCAGCAAGGCGGATCACCGGCCAGTCGCTACCGAAAATCACCTTTTCCGGGCCGAAGAGCTCCAGGATCGTTTCAGCATAGGGCCGAACCGCTTCCGGCTTCTGATCTCCGCGCTCCACCAGAAGACCGGAGAGCTTGCAGTAAACATTGGGCAGGGCGGCGAGAGCGGCCATGTCGCTTCGCCAGTCGACATAATGGCCTGTCGCAATCTTGGGCTTTGCGCCATGATCGATGACGATCTTCAATGCCGGGTGACGGCTGGCAAAACGCAGCAGATAGGGCAGATGCGGCGGCAGAACCAGCGCATCGAAAACGAGGCCATTTTCCACCAGCGCTTCGACGGCAGGATCGAGTGCCGGATCGTCGATCCATTGCACGTCGGCAATGTCCTGCAACATCGGGCGCACGCCTTTCAGGGCGCGATGGGAGGCAAGTCGGGCGATTTGTTGCGGCGCATCCGCGGCCTTCATGTCCACCCAACCCACGACGCCCTTGATGAAGCTGTTGTCATCGGCAAGCGCCAGCATGAAATCCGTATCGGCAGCTTGTTCCATCGTCTGCACCAGCACGGTCCCGGAGACACCAGCCTTTTCCAGCAAGGGCTGAAGATCTACGGGCAAAAAATCCCGATAGATCGCCTCAAGCGAAGCCGGCGGCCATTGGCCCTGCCGGTCTTTCAGCAGCCAGAAATGCTGATGGGCATCGATGAGCATGGCGTCAGCCCTTTGCCCCTGGAACGGGTGAACCTTCGGCGATCAGACCGCGACGGTGCAACTCGGCCCAGAACGCGTCCGGAATCTCCTGCTCGAACCAGGCGATGTTGGAAGTCAGCTGCTCGGCATTGCGCGCGCCGGAAACGACGGTCACCGAGGCAGGGTGAGCCAGCGGGAACTGCAGCGCAGCCGCCTGAAGCGAGACACCCATCTCCTCGCAGACATCATGCAGTGCATCCACCCGTGCCAGAAGCTCGGCCGGTGCGTCCTTGTAATTGAACTTGCGATTACCGGCCAGAATGCCGGAATTGAAGGCACCGGCAACCACGATGCCGACACCCTTTTCAGCGCAGACATTCATGAAGTTCAGGCTCTGCTGTTCCAGAAGCGTATAACGCCCGGCGAGCATGGCGGCGTCGATATCGAATACCTCCATGGCGTCACGCACCACCTCCCACTCGTTGACGCCGAGACCGACGGCCTTCGTGGAGCCTTCGTCGCGCAGCTTGCCGAGCGCCTTGAAGCCACCACCCGTCGTCAGCTGATCCCAATAGTGCTGGTGCTTGTCGCCATGGGTGTAAGGGCCGATGTCGTGGATATAGAGAATGTCGGGCTTGAGAACGCCGAGCCGCTGCTGGCTTGCCTCAAAGGAGCGCATGATAGCGTCGTAGGAATAGTCGTAGACCGGCCGGAACGGCAGCGGCGCGACATAGGTATCTTCTTCCGGTCCGACGGTTTCATCCGGCACCATGACCCGGCCGACCTTAGTGCTCAGCGTATATTCGCTGCGGTCATGCTCGGTCACCATCGTGCCGAGACGACGCTCGGAGCGGGTGTAGCCATAGAAGGGCGCGGTATCGAAGTAACGCATGCCGCTGTCCCAGGCCTTATCGAAAGCGCCCTTGGATTCCTCATAAGGCGTGATGCGATAGAGGTTGCCCATCTGCGCACAGCCAAGACCCATGAGGGTCACTTCGACATCTCTATGCGGCAATTTGCGTGTATCGGAGACCTTCATGGCGGGCACTTTCACATTTTTCATCTGGTGGCGATGGTCGCACGACATGCGACCATCTGCTTTGCACGTCTCGTATGGAATTTCGTCACGCCCAAGGTCGGCTCAGGCGTGACGCAGGAGGATTTTAGTACAGAACGTTCTTGGCTTCCGGCTTGTCGATGTTTTCCTTGGTGACGACGACGACACCGGTATCGACGAACTTCTCGACCTTTTCCTTCTTGATGAGCTTTTCGACGGTTTCAACGCCCTTTTCGCCCATCTGGTAGGAACCCTGTACCACGATCGCGGACAGCGTGCCGTCCTTGACGAAGTTCTGGAGGTCTTCGTTGCCGTCGAAGCCGATGGCAACGACCTTGCCAGCCTTGCCGGACTGAGCGAGCGCGCGGCCAACACCGATTGCGGTCGGCTCGTTGGCGCCGAAGATGCCCTTCAGGTCAGGGTTGGCGGCCAGAACGTCGGTCGTCTGGTTCAAAGCGGTCGCCATCTGGGACTGCGAGTAGTAAGGTCCAACGATCTGAAGCTTGGAATGAGCCTTGATGTAGTCGATGAAGCCACCGACGCGACCGATTTCAGAACCGGCACCGGCAACATAAGACATGACAGCGATCTTGCCTTCCGTGCCGACCTTCTTGATCATTTCTTCGGCGGCCAGTTCACCGGCCTTCTTGTTGTCGGTCGCCAGGAACGACTGGTAATACTGCTCGCCACCCTTGGCCAGCTGCGAGTCGATCAGAACGACGGGGATACGCGCTTCCCAGGCCTTCTTGACGGCGGGCAAAAGAGCGTCCGGGTCGGACGGCGCGAGCACGATGCCGTCGACCTTACGGTTGACTGCATTTTCAACCATGTTCACCTGGTCGGCAATGGCGGATTCGGACGCCGGACCCTGGAAGGTCATCGTTTCGCCCTTGATGTTCTTCATCGCAGCGTCGGCGCCCTTCTGGACGTTCTGCCAGAATGTCGAGTTGACGGTCTTGACGATGACGGCGATTTCGCCGGCCTGAACCGCGGAAACGCTCCAGAGCGCGATCACGGATGTCAAAAGAACAGTGGTCAGTTTCTTCATGTCTTCCTCCATTTGTACCGGCGAAGGGAGAGCTCCTCTTCTCAACACCGGCTGTCCCGCGGATAGGGTCCGCACCCTTTTCAGAAGCCTTGCAGTGCAATCAGCGGCGATTGCGCAACTGGTCGATCCAGACTGTCATCAAGATGACGAGGCCGATGATGATCTGCTGCGTGAAGGCAGAGACCCCGTTCATGTTGAGACCGTTGCGCAGGATGCCGATGACGAATGCACCGATGGCTGTCCCTGAAATCGTTCCGACGCCGCCGATCAGCGAGGTTCCGCCGATAACGGCGCTGGCGATGGCATCAAGCTCGTACATGACACCTTCGTTCGGCTGTGCGGTGACGAGGCGCGACATCAATACGCAGCCCGTCAGACCGGCAAGTGTGCCGGAAAGAACGTAGGTGAAGTTGGTGACGCGGGCGACATTGACGCCAGAGAGGCGAGCCGCCTCGGCATTGGAGCCGACCGCGTAGATGTGGCGTCCGAGAACCGAACGGTTCAGCATGAAAGCCACGGCAAGAGCAATGACGACCATCAGGATGACGGGGTAGGGAATGCCCGGGAAAACCACGTTCGGGAATCCGTCATCACCGATGTTGACGATGCGGAAGAGGGCGCCGTTGCCAAGTTCGCCAAAGGATTCGCCAAGACCCGAGACGGCACGCGCACCGGTGATCTGCAGCGCAACACCACGGGCAATCAACATCATGCCAAGCGTTGCGATGAAAGGCGGCAGCTTGAAGCGCGTGACGAGAAAACCATTGATCAGACCACAGAGCGAGCCCGTCAGGATACCAAGGAACATACCGACCGGAACCGGCATGCCGAGTTCCTTTACCGCAAGTGCTGCGACCACACCGGCCAGCGCCAGAACCGAACCAACGGACAAGTCGATGCCGCCGGTGATAATGACGCAGGTCGCGCCAATACCCAAAAGCGCAATCGAGGTGACCTGCAGCGCAATCGTCATGGCATTATTGACGCTGAAGAAGGCACTGCTGGTGGCCGAAAACACGATGGCCAGCACCACGAGGCTGCCGAGCGCGGCAAACTTCTGGATGATGTCCTTCTGTCTGTCGCTGAGCGAAGGGGTCTTAACGGGTTCTGGGGATTTCGACATGTCTTACCTCATTGCGCCTTGCGGCTATAGCCGGAGGCATAGCGCATGATTTCTTCTTGATTGGTCTTGGCCGTTTCCAGCACACCGGTAATGGTTCCTTCGTGGAACACCGCGATACGATCCGTCAGGCCCAACACTTCGGGCAGTTCCGAGCTGATGAGGATCACGCCGATGCCGCGGGCAGCAAGCTCATCCATGATCTTGTAGATCGCGAACTTCGCACCGACGTCGATGCCGCGGGTGGGCTCATCGAAAAACAGGATGCGCGACTGGCGGAACAGCCACTTGCCGATGATGATCTTCTGCTGGTTGCCACCCGACAGAAGGCGAACCGTCTGCTTGATCGAGGGTGTGCGTACATTCAAGAGATCGACATAATGCTTCGCGACCTCGTCGTGCTTCTTGAAATCGATCAGGCCGAAGCGGTTGGAGACCTCATCCATATTGGCAAGCGAGGTATTGGCAGCCACCGACATCTTGATCGCCAGGCCATCGCTCTTGCGGTCTTCGGAGAGGTAGGCAATTCCCTGCTCGATAGCGTCCTGTGGCGACTTGATCGTCAGCTCGCGGCCCTCGAAGGTGATCGTGCCCGCATCGAAAGCATCCGCGCCGAAAATGGCACGGGCAACTTCGGTACGACCGGCGCCCATAAGACCGGCGAATCCAAGGATTTCGCCACGGCGCAATTCGAAATTGACGTCCTGGAATACGCCTGCACGCGTCAGACCCTTGACGGAGAAGATGACCTCATCCGTCGGCTTGGACGTACGCTCGGGGAACTTTTCCTCCAGCGAGCGGCCAACCATGCGGGTAACGATGTCATCGACGGTGATCGACTTGAAATCGTCGGTCGAGATATAGCGTCCATCACGAAGCACGGTGACGCGATCGACGATCTCGGCCATCTCATCCAGGCGGTGGGAAATGTAGACGATACCGACACCGGAGGCCTTCAGGTCGCGGATGACCTTGAACAGCAGGCGTGTTTCCTGCTCGGTCAGCGACGAGGTCGGCTCATCCATGATGAGCACTTCGGCATCGAGTGAAAGCGCCTTGGCGATTTCGACCATCTGACACTGTGCCACGGAAAGGCCGCGCACCAGCGTATCCGGATGGATATCCACGCCGAGGCGATCGAGACAGCGTTTGGCATCGGCACGCAGCGTCTTGCGGTCGACCAGGAAGCCTTTTCTCGGTTCGCGCGCAAGATAGATGTTTTCGGCAACGCTCAAATGCGGAACAAGATTGAGTTCCTGGTGGATGATGGCAATGCCGGCGGCTTCCGATTCCAGCGGAGAGGCATACTGGACCTTCTGGCCCTTATGCAGGATCGTGCCGCTGGTCGGTTGATAGACGCCACTGATGATCTTCATCAGCGTGGACTTGCCAGCGCCATTTTCGCCACAGACGGCGTGAACTTCACCGGAGCGCAGGTCGAAACGCACATCGCTCAACGCCTTGACGCCGGGGAACTCCTTGCAGATGTCCTCAAGACGCAGAAGCGTACCGGACGCCTGAAGCGCGTCATGCCGTGTGTCATCATGGCTCGAAATGGACGATGCGCCCTGCGACATCCGCTACCTCCCAATAGCCGCTCCGTTCTCCCGCAGAGCGCTTCAATGGGCGCAATGGTTAGGCCGCATTTTTTTCATGGTCAAGCCAATTTATGATTTTTTGTTGCCCTGCATAGCAATCTCGGCGAAATGAAATCTCCAAATTGCTTATAAATAACAATCTTTTCAATGAGATAAAATATATCTTTGCCAATGTGTTCTGTAAGGGATACGGTAAGGCCAAATCTCAATATTTATCAGAACAACCGTGGACTGCAGATGAATGGTCAGGCCAAAATCCTGGAACCGAGGCGACTTTACCAACAAGTTGCGGATCAGATCCGCGAACTGATCGATGGTGGAGAGTTTCAGGCTGGAACACGGCTACCGTCCGAGCGGGACCTCGCCCAGAAGCTCGGTGTTTCCCGTCCGTCTCTGCGTGAAGCACTGATCGCGCTTGAAATCGATGGCAGCGTTGAAATTCGCATGGGCTCCGGCGTCTATGTATCGACTGAGACCGCCGCGCGACAAGCGAGCACACGGTCTCTTGGCGACAGTCCTTCGGAACTCATGCAAGCCCGTTCAACATTGGAAGGTGCGACCATCGTCCTCGCCGCCAGCCGTATCGATGAGGCTGCTCTCGTGACTCTGCGAGGAACGCTCGATGAGATGAGGAAGGAGATCGACGCAGGTCGCAAGCCTCTGGATCAGGACAGAAAGTTTCACGCCACGATCGCCGAGCAATCAGGAAACACGATTCTGGCGCGTTTGGTTGGCGATCTCTTCGATGATAGGCACAGCCCGATCTCGACACAATTGCGGGTAAAGTTCGAAGACCGTAGGACGTGGACTTTTGCGCTGGAAGAACACGAGGCCATTCTGGCTGCGCTGGAAAGTCGCGACCCGCTATTGGCTCAGGCAGCCATGCGCATTCACCTGGAAAGCTCAAGACGACGCTGGATCGATATGTAATTCAAGACATGCCTCGGCAGACGATCTGTCGGGAGGAGGAAAAGAGTGACTGAGAATACCGAAGCTACCATTCTACTGAACACAAAAGACAATGTCGCGGTTGCCCGACGGCCCATTCCGAAAGAAGCGGACATCGGGCGCGGCGATCTGAAGGCGCTCGACCTGATCGGGCGCGGTCACAAAGTGGCCCTGAAGCCGATCAGGTCCGGCGAAGAAGTGATCAAGTACGGTCAGGTGATTGGCGTTGCCACGCAGGACATCGAGGCCGGACGCCATGTCCACCTGCACAACCTTGCCATGGTGCCATCTGAACATTCCCACCAGTTCAGCGTCGATATCGAAGAAAAAGGCATGCTGCCGGAAGCCGAACGTCGGACCTTCATGGGCTACGATCGCGGAACGGGCGGTGCCGGCACACGCAACTATATCGGCGTCATCGCCTCGGTGAACTGTTCGGCCACCGTATCGCGTTACATAGCCGACTACTTCAACAAGGAAGGTGGTCTCGACGGTTTCGACAATGTTGACGGCGTCGTGGCTTTGACGCACGGAACGGGCTGTGCGCTGAACACCAAGTCCGAAGGCTATCGACTGCTGATCCGCACCATCCAGGGCTATGCCCGCCATCCGAATTTTGGTGGCATCCTGCTGATCGGCCTCGGCTGCGAGACCAACCAGATCGCGCCGATCCTCGAACACTACAAGATGGAGGAGGGCGATCGGCTGCGGACGATGACGATCCAGCAGCATGGCGGGACGCGAAAGACCATTGAAGCGGCCATTGCCAACATCAAGGAGATGTTGCCGGTCGTCAATGCGGCAAAGCGCACCGAACAGCCGCTGTCGAAACTGAAGCTGGCGCTCGAATGCGGTGGTTCGGATGGATATTCGGGGATTTCGGCGAATCCGGCTCTCGGCTACGCTTCGGACCTTATCGTCCGTAACGGCGGCACCACGGTTCTGGCCGAAACGCCGGAGATTTACGGCGCAGAACACCTTTTGACCCGCCGTGCCGTGACACCCGCTGTTGCCGAGAAGCTGTTGCAGCGCATCGACTGGTGGCGCGATTACACCGCCCGCAATGGCGACGAGCTGAACAACAACCCCTCTCACGGCAACAAGCTCGGTGGCCTGACCACCATTCTGGAAAAATCGCTCGGTGCCGTCGCCAAGGGCGGCTCCATGCCGCTGAAGGCTGTCTACGAGTTTGCCGAGACCGTGACCGAACCAGGCTTCGTCTTCATGGACACACCCGGCTATGACCCTGTGGCGGTCACCGGCCAAGTGGCGGGCGGCTGCAATGTCATCTGTTTCACCACGGGCCGCGGCTCCGTCTCCGGCTTTAAACCGGCGCCATGCATCAAGATCGCCACGAACTCCGAAATGTATGAGCACATGAAGGAGGACATGGATATCAACTGCGGCGATATCGTCACCGGCAAGGAAACGATCGAGGAGGCAGGTCGGCGCATCTTCGACCATATCATTGCCGTCGCATCCGGCGAGCAGACCGTCAGTGAAATCTATGACTACGGCGACAATGAGTTTGTGCCATGGCAGGTCGGCGCTGTGACCTGATGCTTCACGTGAAACACCACATATAGAAAAAGGCCCGGCGATCACTCTCCGGGCCTTCTGCTTTTCTAAGTACCTAATTAGTGGCGGAAGTGGCGCATACCGGTGAAGACCATCGCCACATTATGAGCGTCGGCTGCGTCGATCACTTCCTGGTCGCGCATGGAGCCGCCCGGCTGGATCACCGCCGTGGCGCCAGCAGCAATTGCAGCGAGAAGACCATCCGCGAAGGGATAGAAAGCTTCGGACGCGACGGCGGAACCCTTTGTCAGAGGCTCTGAAAGACCCATAGCCTTGGCAGCATCTTCCGCCTTTTGCGCTGCGATGCGTGCCGAGTCCACGCGGCTCATCTGGCCAGCACCAATACCGGCGGTCTGTCCGTCCTTGGCATAGATCACGGCATTCGACTTGACGTGCTTGGCGATCTTGAAGGCGAACTTCATGTCCTCAAGTTCCTGCTCAGTCGGCGCACGCTTGGTGACGACCTTCAGATCCAGATCCTCGACCATACCATTGTCGCGGCTCTGCACGAGGAGACCACCCGATACCGTCTTTGCGGTAATGCCAGCCGCACGGGGATCGGGAAGACCACCGGCAGAGAGGAGACGCAGGTTCGGCTTGCGCGCGACAATCGCCTGTGCCTCCTCCGTGACATCCGGCGCGATGATGACCTCGGTGAAGAGCTGGATGATCTCTTCCGCCGTTTCCGCGTCCAGTGTCTGGTTCAAAGCGATGACGCCGCCAAAGGCCGAAACAGGGTCGCAGGCAAGCGCGCGCTTGTAGGCTTCGAGCAGTGTCGGACCGGTTGCCACACCGCAGGGGTTCGCATGCTTGATGATGGCAACGGCTGGCGCATTCTCGGGCAGGAACTCGGCCACCAGCTCGTAGGCCGCATCCGTATCGTTGATGTTGTTATAAGAAAGCTGCTTGCCTTGCAGCAGGGTCGCGGTCGCAACACCCGGGCGCTTCTCGCCCGTCAGATAGAAGCCAGCACTCTGGTGCGGGTTTTCGCCATAACGCATCTTTTCCTTCAGCGTGCCGCCGATGGCGCGGTAATGCGGCGTCTCGATTGCGAGAGCTTCTGCGAACCAATTGGAGATGACGGCGTCGTAGGCCGCGGTACGGGCATAGGCCTTGGCGGCAAAGCGCTGGCGCAGAGCGTAGGATGTCTGTCCGTCATCGGCCTGCAAGGCTTCCAGCAGTTCCGGATAGTCGGTCGGATCGGTGACCACGGTCACATAGGCATGGTTCTTGGCCGAAGCGCGGATCATCGCCGGGCCGCCAATATCGATGTTCTCAACCGTGGTCGGATAGTCGCCGCCCTTGGCGCGAACCTCTTCGAACGGGTAAAGATTGATGACCGAAAGATCGATGGCTTCGATGCCGTGAGCGCGCATCGCTTCCTGGTGTTCGGCATCGTCACGAATGGCAAGAAGCCCGCCATGCACATTCGGATGCAGGGTCTTCACCCGGCCGTCCATGATCTCCGGGAACTTGGTGATGTCGGAGACGTCGGTCACTGGAAGACCTGCGTCGGCAATCGCCTTCGATGTGCCGCCCGTCGACAGCAGCTTAACGCCGAGCTTCACCAGCGCGCCGGCAAGCTCGATAATGTCGGTCTTGTCGGAGACGG is a genomic window containing:
- the purH gene encoding bifunctional phosphoribosylaminoimidazolecarboxamide formyltransferase/IMP cyclohydrolase, producing the protein MAVVSKKIPAPDKVRIRTALLSVSDKTDIIELAGALVKLGVKLLSTGGTSKAIADAGLPVTDVSDITKFPEIMDGRVKTLHPNVHGGLLAIRDDAEHQEAMRAHGIEAIDLSVINLYPFEEVRAKGGDYPTTVENIDIGGPAMIRASAKNHAYVTVVTDPTDYPELLEALQADDGQTSYALRQRFAAKAYARTAAYDAVISNWFAEALAIETPHYRAIGGTLKEKMRYGENPHQSAGFYLTGEKRPGVATATLLQGKQLSYNNINDTDAAYELVAEFLPENAPAVAIIKHANPCGVATGPTLLEAYKRALACDPVSAFGGVIALNQTLDAETAEEIIQLFTEVIIAPDVTEEAQAIVARKPNLRLLSAGGLPDPRAAGITAKTVSGGLLVQSRDNGMVEDLDLKVVTKRAPTEQELEDMKFAFKIAKHVKSNAVIYAKDGQTAGIGAGQMSRVDSARIAAQKAEDAAKAMGLSEPLTKGSAVASEAFYPFADGLLAAIAAGATAVIQPGGSMRDQEVIDAADAHNVAMVFTGMRHFRH